The genomic segment ttgtggccatgaaaccagctaaagttatgctccatgtaaagtttgcgatagccagttatttgttaacgaagctaacgcattgcagtgttataaactacctcctaatgggccaccatgcatcgccattcagcccgtgtcctgtcggCTAAATGTAgtctaatgtcactaataattattcaaatattcatgcttttaataaattgttttgGCCCGcaaccatatcagtgaatttaaactaatgcttgcattaaGAGTAtaagggtttgtgtgtgtgtgtgtgtgtgtgtgtgtgtgtgtgtgtgtgtgcgcgcacgtttAGGAGGGCACCTTAGCATttgttattagcacttagcactgttttattagtcattgtcagacagtgtttgataactaaaatatctctctctcactctctctctcgcgctctctctctccctgccagtattagccagaggaggatgtcctccatgagtttattttatttttttaaaaaaattattattattatttttttaaaccacaccgtggtatcgagtatcgtgtactttttgtggtatcggtaccaactaCTAAATTTTTGAtatcatgacatccctagtcctgactaatcttacaACAGATTTTTGGGAAACATATTTCATtagtttatactgattgaacaTGTCTGATAAGTCGATTTTCATTCTGCCAGCAGAATGTACAGTACTGCGAGAAAGGGTTAAACACCACAAGCAGATTCACTTATGTGTTCGTTTATATTGGTCAACATGGACTTATTTTTACTCATGGTGTTTTCAGGTCcctttcattatttaaaaaaagtgattCACATAAGCATTAATTACATCATAAACATTAAGAATACATATAAGAAAACATATGAGAAATTTACATTTTGGACGGTGCtgctgttaaaaaataaataaataacggtATAGTATGATGCAACTCTATTTGAAGCAGAGTTAGTCTTACCACCCCAACGTTGATTatcttgtggaacatctgcaaaaccagttcctgttattgcttgcattatggcagctataaacagtcaccccgtcaccagcctctcattatttattttttttttatttaattttttttgtttaatttattttattttttgtgaaggtaatatggcaaaaaaaaaactcttgtcacgttactgagaaaccacaaagaccTCCatgctgaagactttcctgttttGGAAAACTTAGCAacatctttacctctgactgttacaaaccaCTTttgactccttccaaaaattctaaataaatgttCGCTCATGGAAAACTTcttatcaacaattacacatggtTTTTAATACCTCACAGGCCCTGTGTccatgagtgcattaatataaacctttgcaGCTGATAATtctgtcagagatgctgttaaagaaaattaatcaacaccttctgaccaatctgaATTAAGAAttgaacagcactgtggtataaggtTTATTAAGTTCATGTGTTCAAATGTaataatgctgtaaataataTCGATTAAGGGAACCTTAATATAAAATGTCACTAATATGTATCAAAATTTAAAGCTCTGAAAAACAATTTCTGAAACATCCAGTGCAGTGAACTATACAAACAGCATGCCAGTGAAACTGTAGCACCATATACCTTTGCCTTTTTCACTGTTCGTGAATACTTTGGACATGGTGATATGTCTGAAATTGGGGGTTTTAAGGCATACCAAAATGATACCTACTGTTAATGCTTTGAACTGAATCCTCATAAACATGACTGACACCTTTTCTTAAATGCCTTAACTGTTCCTGGTCATTATAGGTCAAAACAAATAGAGTCAGCCTGTTTCAGTGGCACATCTGCCTTCATGGAGGTGCGCATTCAGTCAGTGGTAGTGGAGTTCATCCTCAATCACGTTGATGTCCTCTTCAGCTCCAAACTCAGCACTCTGATCCGTGAAAGCACAGGTAATGAAaacgggggaaaaaagcttACTCTTGCTGCACCACTGAATGCTCAGTTTCCAGCATCAACTGTTTAGTGACATGTTGCCAATAAAGGTTTTTCTGCAACGTGCATCCGTAGGCCATGCCACTTTGTCCCGGCCCAAGTCTCTGCTCGTGTGCTCCCCATCCACTAAGTTGCTGTCTCTAGAAGAGGCACAAGCCCGGACTCAGGCCCAACTCGCCTCTCCTGTCTCCCCTGAAAGCAAGTACATTGAAGTGGGAGAGggtcctgctgccctgcacgGAAAATTCCACACCATCATCGAGTTTCCCACGGAAAGGTGCGTCCATTTAAGTGTACTGTGTTACTGCCGAAATGAATATTCCGTTCATTCAAAATATTCAACAGTAATAATGACTTATAGTAATGCTTTAATTGTTTTGGCTGGAAAGACAaaggtttgtttatttcatgctCCTTCAGAATAGATCTTCGAAATGGTCCTTTGTATGTACATTTGTAGAGctgatttaatatttaaactttGAAAACTTAATTTCTTAAGATTAATTTCTTAATTACCTTAAGTTCCCAGCTGGGTAAGTGCTTCTTTGTCTCATTTTTCCACATGCTTTTGTTTGCTATTACTTAATCacactgtgtatatacatattctGTTCTTGGTCATTGCATGTTGTTGTTTCTCAGTTtgtgtttcttgtttcatgtttttcatCCAGGTAGTTATGTTGTGTGTATTCTCAGTTGTGTGTACTCTAATGtgttacactatatggacaaatgtttgtggacacccaaATGTGGGACTTTCCAAAATTGTTGACagagttggaagcacacaattgtatttCCTagtccagcatgacaatgcccctgtgcacaagtccataaacacaagttttgccaagattggagtggaagaactcgattggcctgcacaaagccctgacctcaaccccagtgaatacctttgggatgaattggaacactgaTTGCACCCCAGGGCTCCTTgatcaacatcagtgcctgacctcactaaagcGCTTGTGGccgaatgagcaaatccccagagccacactccaaaatctagtggaaagccttccgaGAAGAGTGATAGTTATTAAAACATGAAAGGGGAgtgagggactaaatctggaaggAGATATTCAAAAAGCATATTTGTGTGATTTTCAGGTGTCCAAACACGTTTGGCCAAAAATTGTATGTTTACTCATAAAACCAGCATTTATTAAAACCTTTGTGTATCCAGGTTTACTCATACTTCCTTGTTTTAAGTCACCATATCTATTGTGTAGAATGTAATTATGATCGATTCATAAATCCGAATATGATACTTCTCATACTCATTTCTCAAAAATGTTCTTTACGATCCCGTATTTGCACTCCTATCATTTGTCACACTACTTTCTATATACCAGTATTGGATTCAGCTAACCACAAAAAAAGAGTTTTGTAAAACAAAAGGTTTTAGTTCATTTTGTGTGTGACTAGGCTATGACGATTATGTAGTCAATGTATTTATCTTGCCTGGTTGTTTTGTCCGCTCTGTGTTTGTCCCTGCCAGTAAGTTTCAAAGTTCCATCCTGCTCAAATGGCTTTATTACAGGTATCCGGtgtactataaataatattctGTGTTCTCATAGAAAGAAGGTCCAGACAAAGGTAAAGAAATCACCTGTGGCAAGCTGGCGTTCATTCTTCAGTATGGCAAAGTCATCTACCACGGCCAAGCGCAAGCTGCTCCGTCATCCCAGTGAGCCCAATAACATGAAGACCCCACAGGCCCTGTCAGGTAGAGCTTTTCCTATACACAGTTCACTATTACAATACACATTTCAATACTTTAGGTTAGAGGTAGGCATACTACAGCCTACCAGTCATCTCCTTTTGCTTCTTGCTTATAGAAATGATTTTATGTACAATCCATTATCCTATTAGTGTCATATCTATGGTCAGTTACAGATGCCAGAGAAttagtgcattaaaaaaaattccctgaCACTGTTAGAGATCCTGTCTAAATTTAATATTGAGTACATATGGTTTAACAAAAAGTGGAATACTTCTTTAACAGAGTTAGGAACATAAAGGTTTCAGTCTCAGTTGCCATTTTACTACCAAATACTCACTATGGGAGCATACTGTTATGTGAGGTGTGCATATAATCCTTAATAAGTAAGCCAGATAAAatttgagttaaaaaaaagtaactcAGCTTCACAGCTCACTTTAATTAAGAACCGCTTTTTGGTGGGAATAGCTCTCTTTAGTGTAAATGTTAACATTGATCTAATAAACCTATACTGAATTTGAAACTTACATAGGGCCTAGGTTATCCACAACAATAGTGTGAAAGTGGGTCAATATACCATTTTGGAATTTTATGTGACTCTTGGGTTGAAAATGTTTATCCAATCATGCTTTATGTTTATGGTAAGTGTAATGCATTGAGTGGATTTGGAATGATCTGACAGAgccttgatttgttttttccaGGTGGTAGAGGAGATACTGGAACACTACGATCATCTAAAAGTGAAGAATCGCTGTCATCAAATAATCTTGAGGGTAAAgtgctgttttgtttagttCAATTTTTTCTGTCTATAATTGATCTAACATTTAATGTCTTTTCTATATCAAGTAAATGAACATTTTGCCTACTGTAGGTGGATCAGCGATGTATCAGGCACGCAGGCCTCGCTCTACTAGTGTTGCCTTGTCCACTTCCTTCAATGAAGAGCTGCTAAACAATCGAGTCCACAGGGACTCTCTGTTAAGCCATAAAGAAAGGAAAGACACAGCTTTGTCCACCACTTGTGTGCCTGCTCTCATATCGGCCCCACACTCTGCTGATGCAGATATTGGCAAGGCTTCTCTAGACTTTGACCCAATTTCGTTTCAGTGCAGTACAACACCAATTGATGCTTCCATGTCTGACGAAAGAAAAAGAGGCAGCAGACGGAAGACTGGAGGCAGTTCCTGTGAATCAGAAACCTTGAAAAAAGTCACCCCTACAGGACCATCTGATGCAATCCCAACAGTTTCAGAGGACACAAATCATAAGCACTCAATGTCAGCGAAATTTGCAACAACTATTACAGCTAAAGAAGACCGGACATCCTCTCAGACTGCTCCTGTGGGTCTCTCCCACAAACCTGAGGTTGCATTAGAGATGAAAACTCTGTCTGTGCCTCCCACTGAAGTGGTATCACCCCAGGTCATGCCCAGTGACTCAACATTGGGACAAGATTGTCAAAACAAACCTTCTTCTTTACTCCGGACAGAGGCTGAAAGCCTTGATGAAACTCCCAGTGAAGAAACAAGACCAGTGAAGCAAACAGAATCAGGTTAGTCCGAGGGCTTTTGCCATGTAACAGTTACAGAGTGATCATCCTTACATTTTCCAACATGTTTGACAACCATTCATAGTGATTGATGGCATACAAGCCTTTTCTGCATCTTTGTTGATAATTTATCTGCAAttaggtgttttgtttttcccaatTCTCAGGTGCTGTGACCTTTGACTGCACTCCCGGGCTGGTAAGATCAGTATCTCTCATAACTTCCCAGCCTGCTGTAAAGAGTGCTGCACGTATGTTGGCTCTGGCCTTGGCCGAATCGGCGCAACAGGCCACCTGGCTGAGCAAACGAGGGAGCTCAGAACCACCAACTCCTGTTTCTCCAAGTCGCATCCAGGACCCACTTTCCATACTGCAGTGGCCTGCAAAACCTTCTCCACAAGTCCAAACATCATCCGCCAGTAGAGGACTTTGCTGTGGCACTTGCAAAACGTTTGGAAAACCTTCAAGTGTTATCTCTACAGGGAGTTACACTGATGCCGGCAGCCTGCAGAGCACCTGCGCATGTCATGGCAGCGAGAGCGGACTTAGCTACTCTGATGGAGGTGAAGTTTCTGCTGAAAGTCATGAAACAAATTTGCCCTCCCTGGACTTGCCTGTTGCTAAAAGTTTAGATACTCAGCAGAATGCTGAAAGCCATGTGCCCATGAGAGAAAATGTCCGCCATGTTGGAGTTGGTACAGATGGTGGTAGCCCAGACCGAAGCTCTGAGATGGAGTCATACAAGAACCGGATGCCCTCTCCCTCACAGACGGAGACATCACTCTATACCGTTGACAGTCAGTCAGCCAGGGCTTCTCTTCTCAACAAGCAAGCTGCCAATGCTTCCAACTACCATGTGATATTAGCTGAAGCTTCTATGCCAGCTTCAGTGCATGATGTTCTTCCACAACCTCCAGTTTCTCCTCTGACTTCCACTTACCAGTGCAGCCCCAAAGATGAGATGTTAAGGCCATCAGGTCAAACTTACTGGTCGGGTCCATTTGGACAGACCAGTTCTTTTCAGCCTGATTACATGCAGTACCAAGCTAAGATCTTCTCCAAGGATCACTACAACACCCTGGCACCAAGGTCCCTACACCAGTCTATTAAATACAagagtcaacaaaggaatgaaCACTCTCCAAGCTTCCTTTACAGACAGTGTGGTCCAAGATACCCACCAATGGATGGTGCGTCTGTGTATCCCACTATTCGTAGGGTGCGCTCCATGCATGCACCACCAGAGGACACGTTTTTCTTCCCGCAGCCATCTTACCAGACCAATACTTACCGCAGACAAGTTTTCTCAGATATCCACCAAGTGAGGCCTTATTTTGAGGATGGTAAAGTTCAATATAGGTACAAGCCCTATTCAGGAGCGCAGTATAACAACCTGGATCAGTATCGAGTAAGCAGTCATGGATATGGCCACTCCTACACCCTCCTCAGACAGCCTACCAATCCTGGTAGAGTGAAGAGCAAAGCTGAGAACTATCACAACCCCCTCATCAACATGGCCTATAGCAGAGAAGCTAGTTTTATAAAACAAGGCACTGGCCATTTTCCAAGAACAAGAAATGTTGGTCTGTATGAGGGTTTTGATGCTGGATTATCAGATCGACATTTCAGTCCATCTATTAGACAAGGAAATATGGAGAAGAAGAGACTGCAAGTTGTTGTCCCCCAGCCCCATCTTCAGAAAGAGAGCCAGTGTGGCCAAGAAACAATGCACAGTAGGAGTAAATCTGATTCAGCCAAAGATTTGCTTATTTCTACTGAGGGGGCTGATGGGAAATACAGGGTTACCATGGTGTCTCATTACTCCCCTGAACACCCACTCTCTGAACCTAACATACCCCTTCCCACTCAGACAGAGAAACATAGGAGTGGGCACAGTGCCAAACCTGCCCTGACGCTAAAGCAAAGTCGGTCTATGCAGAACTACACTCAGCACACGCTAGAGGCCTTGCCACAATCGCGTAAGCTAACTCTGCATAAAGAATACAGCTGCCCTGATTTTAAACACCGCGATTCTTCTGAGCACAGCAGTGGCCGACTTCATAGCCAGGATAAGCTGATTAGGATCCACGGCAGCCATGCTAAAGAGGACTTTCAATACGCTTGGGTTAAGGGACGCGATTTGCAAAGATCAGCGAGGTCACAGAGCATGAAAAGTCATCAACAACCCAGACAAGCCAAAATGACACTGGAGCATGATCAAAGATTTTCATATCCTGTCCAGACCAGGCCGAGGACTCGTAGCATGTTTGCGCCGTCTCGTACTGATTACATGGATGGTTATGTGTCTTTGCAGCCCAAGGTACATGGCATTTTCCCAAACTATGGCTGCATGCCTCCTCAGACTAACAGACTGTACTCTACAGCTATGGGTACCGGACGCTTTCTTCACTCTGAGATTAGGCCTGAGACAGAAATATATGCTGAATGATATTTACTAATGGATGTGTATGGGGGAGTGGTATTTTGTTGTTCAGagtctattatatatatataaaaaaagagaagcattacatgtattttaatatgttatgAAATTTTACTTGTGCATAACACCATATTAATACACATCAAATTACACCATCAGTCATAGAGTTTGATGAACATCAAGTCACTTGGCATTTTTACTAGTTATGAAGAAAATGTCTATAAATTATTTGTAATAGCTAAAATAAGTAATTTTATTCAATAAGACATTATTAGTCATTcttcatccgtccatccattttctataccacttattgtacagggtcacggggaacctggagcctgtcccatggagcatgggacacaaggcggggtacaccctggacagtgtgccaatccatcgcagggcacattcacatacccattcacacacccattcatacactatggacatgccaatcagtctaccatgcatgtctttggactggggaaggaaaccggagtacctggaggttacccccgcagcacggggagaacatgcaaactccccaCACACAGGGTCGAGataggaattgaacccccaaccctggaggtgtgaggcgaacatgctaaccacacaGTGTGCCAAGTCGTTCTTCAGCTGTTTCTAATTTCATAACTATTAAATAAATCTTCTGAAATAAATTTCAACGTATCACTTGGTCTTACAAGGTATTAATTAACTGATCAAACTGGTATTTGATTAGTCTTCATATGTCTTTGAGCTGCTTTGATGTTATACCACAACACCAAATGGCATCCAAGGAACAGTTTCACAAATTCTTAATGTCTTTTGTGTCTTTTTATATAGTGACTCCAAAATCTATGATGAATGCTGTCAGCACATCTGCGGGTAATTTAATATGGAATAACAATTTATTGTTGTAGACACTGTAAGGCCCTGATTTACTAAGTTTCAAAATAATGTGGTAATTTGTGTGTGCAATGGGATAAATTGCAAATTCAAATCTCAAAGATTTCTGGAATAATAAACTGAATTTGAAAGCATGACAAAGACTAGTGAGACGGGTTGAAATACTCTTCAAAACACattgtgaataaatgaatccaAGATTGTCAACATGTTAAACTATTCAAAGACTCTAAATGCCTTTGGCATTAGAACATGCAGTGAATATCTCGGCTCAATCAGAAAAACATTCAGATTTTTTCCCTATTGCTCAATTGTGCTCAACTTTCTATATAATTTTATCTTCTGGAAATGTAATACATACCTTTTTGGTAATATTAATTTGTGCACACAGTTGCTGTCCCTGAAGTGACTTTTAGGTAAATCACGTTGAGTGTGCAAGATaattgaaataaacacaaacctttagtaAATCAGGGCCTGTATACATTGCATaccatattgattacacttggAAAACTTCACTCATATATTCTTGTTACAGAGGTTTTTATTTGCTCTTTTGAACCAGTTTGATTACTTGTACATTCCTTTAAGAACAGAGGTCAAAGCATacaaaaatgtgtatgtgtgaccaAAATTGTGTTAGCTCCATTTCCTGAGTCATTCTTCTTTTATTAGTTTTGCATCAAAGTTGTCAAATGAAGTCAAATGTATTCCAATTTAGCTTTAACACAAAAAGAGGTATGTCCCAAATGAAGCAGAAGTTGCTGTTTCAGCTGTAATGTATATAAGTCTTGTGGTGTTGAATATCTTTTCCTGCTGTTTATTGCTTATATGTAGTAGGTGGATAGGCAAGCACTTTATGATTAGACCCAGTCTGTGAAACAACCAGACACtttaaaatattgaatttaatAAAGATAATTATTTTACAACTTCAATATGCAATGTAGAGTTGAGGATAAGGATTGAGGATAAGAGTGATCCTGGGACTAAAAAAACAGGGTCAGGAAGTTGAATTGACCATTAAATGGTTACGAATGGGAATATAATGtaaattcatatatttatttaaatgaaaacagtcATTCTTGTGTAGTTGAATATATATGTAATGTTCGTTATTCTAATGTTTTTTATGTTGTCCAAGTTTTTTTATGTTGTACTATTACTTTCATTAAAGTTGTCTATTCAAAATGATGAAAACTATATACTTGTTTATCAATATCATGTCTGTTTTGCAAAACTGCGCTTGAATTTTAATGATCattgttttattgatttaattttttttaatctgaatttGTTAATACAGTGTTATAGTCTAGGCCTgtactgatatttaaaatttc from the Ictalurus furcatus strain D&B chromosome 17, Billie_1.0, whole genome shotgun sequence genome contains:
- the arhgap32a gene encoding rho GTPase-activating protein 32, with translation MEAGSGTAAAPHNAAPAPPGDMAIPDPLHGPHSSEQEKDEQERRPKTAESAGWEDAIALMARSATVLPELSADSSLRSCISTASIKVENVKKLPLSKGHFPRLAECAHFHYENVDFGSLQLTLTGDENDLTRSSLNSRELVYLVQICCQGKKWIVKRSYEDFRVLDKHLHLCSYDRRFSRLMELPRFENLKVKSEPLSQMLTAYLSRLSTIADNKINCGPALTWMEIDNKGNRLLVHDESSINVPAVAAAHVIKRYNAQAADELSFEVGDIVSVIDMPPKEDTGWWRGKHGFKVGFFPCECVELISEKVPPQVTGALPKPVSNKHGKLITFLRTFMKSRPTKQKLKQRGILRERVFGCDLGEHLLNSGHDVPQVIKSCAEFIEKHGVVDGIYRLSGISSNIQKLRHEFDSEHIPDLTKDTYIQDIHSVGSLCKLYFRELPNPLLTYQLYDKFSEAVSGATDDERLVKIHDVIQQLPPPHYRTLEFLMRHLARMATFSYVTNMHCKNLAIVWAPNLLRSKQIESACFSGTSAFMEVRIQSVVVEFILNHVDVLFSSKLSTLIRESTGHATLSRPKSLLVCSPSTKLLSLEEAQARTQAQLASPVSPESKYIEVGEGPAALHGKFHTIIEFPTERKKVQTKVKKSPVASWRSFFSMAKSSTTAKRKLLRHPSEPNNMKTPQALSGGRGDTGTLRSSKSEESLSSNNLEGGSAMYQARRPRSTSVALSTSFNEELLNNRVHRDSLLSHKERKDTALSTTCVPALISAPHSADADIGKASLDFDPISFQCSTTPIDASMSDERKRGSRRKTGGSSCESETLKKVTPTGPSDAIPTVSEDTNHKHSMSAKFATTITAKEDRTSSQTAPVGLSHKPEVALEMKTLSVPPTEVVSPQVMPSDSTLGQDCQNKPSSLLRTEAESLDETPSEETRPVKQTESGAVTFDCTPGLVRSVSLITSQPAVKSAARMLALALAESAQQATWLSKRGSSEPPTPVSPSRIQDPLSILQWPAKPSPQVQTSSASRGLCCGTCKTFGKPSSVISTGSYTDAGSLQSTCACHGSESGLSYSDGGEVSAESHETNLPSLDLPVAKSLDTQQNAESHVPMRENVRHVGVGTDGGSPDRSSEMESYKNRMPSPSQTETSLYTVDSQSARASLLNKQAANASNYHVILAEASMPASVHDVLPQPPVSPLTSTYQCSPKDEMLRPSGQTYWSGPFGQTSSFQPDYMQYQAKIFSKDHYNTLAPRSLHQSIKYKSQQRNEHSPSFLYRQCGPRYPPMDGASVYPTIRRVRSMHAPPEDTFFFPQPSYQTNTYRRQVFSDIHQVRPYFEDGKVQYRYKPYSGAQYNNLDQYRVSSHGYGHSYTLLRQPTNPGRVKSKAENYHNPLINMAYSREASFIKQGTGHFPRTRNVGLYEGFDAGLSDRHFSPSIRQGNMEKKRLQVVVPQPHLQKESQCGQETMHSRSKSDSAKDLLISTEGADGKYRVTMVSHYSPEHPLSEPNIPLPTQTEKHRSGHSAKPALTLKQSRSMQNYTQHTLEALPQSRKLTLHKEYSCPDFKHRDSSEHSSGRLHSQDKLIRIHGSHAKEDFQYAWVKGRDLQRSARSQSMKSHQQPRQAKMTLEHDQRFSYPVQTRPRTRSMFAPSRTDYMDGYVSLQPKVHGIFPNYGCMPPQTNRLYSTAMGTGRFLHSEIRPETEIYAE